One Williamsia phyllosphaerae DNA segment encodes these proteins:
- a CDS encoding MaoC/PaaZ C-terminal domain-containing protein: MPIDPSVAVGADLGESSFEWSASNVALYNLGVGAAADPLDVEGLRYIHDISPKVLPTFATVAGSFEATEAPTVSFPGIEIDLAKVVHGSQQVTTHRPIPASGKGTTHSRIAEVQDKGSAAVVITETQTFDSDGELLWTTRSSIFAKGEGGFGGDRGTSERVEYPDRDPDSVLTVATRPNQALLYRLCGDRNPLHSDPAFASAAGFPAPILHGLCSYGTVCRAITDELLGGDADAVAGFGAKFAGVFFPGETFRISVWDTGTDLVATATAVERDDAPVLGNVVLTRR; encoded by the coding sequence TCGGCATCGAACGTGGCGCTGTACAACCTCGGTGTCGGCGCCGCGGCGGATCCGCTCGACGTCGAGGGCCTGCGCTACATCCACGACATCTCCCCGAAGGTGTTGCCCACGTTCGCGACCGTGGCCGGGAGCTTCGAGGCGACCGAGGCTCCGACGGTTTCCTTCCCCGGTATCGAGATCGACCTCGCGAAGGTCGTGCACGGGAGCCAGCAGGTCACGACCCACCGTCCGATCCCGGCGAGCGGCAAGGGCACGACCCACTCGCGGATCGCCGAGGTGCAGGACAAAGGATCGGCGGCCGTCGTCATCACCGAGACGCAGACGTTCGACTCCGACGGTGAACTCCTGTGGACCACCCGGTCGTCCATCTTCGCCAAGGGCGAGGGCGGCTTCGGTGGTGATCGCGGCACGTCGGAGCGCGTCGAGTACCCGGACCGCGACCCGGACTCCGTCCTGACCGTGGCGACGCGACCGAACCAGGCTCTGCTCTACCGTCTCTGCGGCGATCGCAACCCGCTGCACTCCGATCCGGCCTTCGCCTCCGCCGCCGGTTTCCCCGCGCCGATCCTGCACGGACTGTGCAGCTACGGGACGGTCTGCCGGGCGATCACCGACGAGCTCCTCGGCGGCGACGCCGACGCCGTGGCCGGGTTCGGCGCGAAGTTCGCCGGCGTGTTCTTCCCGGGCGAGACGTTCCGGATCTCGGTGTGGGACACCGGCACCGACCTGGTGGCGACCGCGACCGCGGTCGAGCGCGACGATGCTCCGGTACTGGGCAACGTGGTCCTGACCCGGCGCTAG
- a CDS encoding TetR/AcrR family transcriptional regulator, which produces MDDRVRRTDPRPAQSRAKVVAAAADLLRAAGPSAVTVESVIGAAEVSRATFYRHFASTTEVVAAAFGVVVPAAPAPPPMGSVRDRLTALALSQARLFAEVPASTTFLAWLSLGAGLDETYGARGEDPDRVEQRTLRERVADQYLWPFDEVLSSADAVELLGQVDRITAMALIIGPLAMGRLSTLPTFDYEAIARAAVDGFLATHSRD; this is translated from the coding sequence ATGGATGACCGGGTGCGCCGCACTGATCCCCGTCCGGCGCAATCGCGCGCCAAGGTGGTGGCCGCCGCGGCAGATCTGCTCCGCGCCGCCGGGCCGTCCGCCGTCACCGTGGAGTCCGTGATCGGGGCCGCCGAGGTGTCGCGCGCGACGTTCTATCGTCATTTCGCCTCGACGACAGAGGTGGTCGCGGCCGCGTTCGGTGTCGTGGTCCCGGCCGCCCCGGCACCGCCGCCCATGGGTTCGGTACGTGACCGGCTGACGGCCCTGGCCCTGTCGCAGGCCCGACTGTTCGCGGAGGTGCCCGCCTCGACGACGTTTCTGGCGTGGCTCTCGCTCGGCGCCGGGCTGGACGAGACGTACGGTGCGCGTGGCGAGGACCCGGACCGTGTCGAGCAACGGACGTTGCGCGAACGGGTCGCCGATCAGTACCTGTGGCCGTTCGACGAGGTGCTCTCGAGTGCGGACGCGGTCGAACTGCTCGGACAGGTTGATCGGATCACCGCGATGGCCTTGATCATCGGACCGCTGGCGATGGGACGGCTCAGCACACTGCCGACCTTCGACTACGAGGCCATCGCGCGGGCTGCGGTCGACGGCTTCCTGGCGACGCACAGCCGGGACTAG
- a CDS encoding MFS transporter: protein MTTVKPGPDRLTIRAVWLIAVACGALSAVVAAMAALNTALAEIAPDIEADAGQITWLVDGYTLTLAALLLPAGALGDRFGRRGMLIGGMVVFGVASLLPVFLDDPNLIIASRCLAGAGAALVMPATLSLITSGVPESKRPLAVSIWAGVAGAGAIGGFFVTGILLEFFSWHSIFITFAAASAVIVVMALTVDTSRDENPPRFDIRGSVTSAVAIAAFVFGLIEGPVRGWDDPLVLIALIGGLALVGAFIHLELARDHPLLDVRLFRRRAFGSGAFAIALQFLGSFGTFFLILQRLQLVLGYSPLQSAVAMFPLVIVVMVMSLLGNWLAVRFNFRAVLAPGMFVFGIGIVLLGALTYTEYWVIAILLSVMAFGLGVATAPATTAIMVSTPVENQGVGSAVNDTARELGAAIGMALAGSIVAAGYTARIGATADRAREQFQTMGDQLISGGQQARGEMVAAQGDVVAENIGRSLAEAKAVSEQLEQNVPGDLARTVLDGAQQAFLHPSSQAYIVLGALVIAGSVVLAFWAPNRLDEKATGTTVVAAPSDRESDPVG from the coding sequence ATGACCACGGTGAAGCCCGGCCCCGACCGCCTCACGATTCGTGCCGTCTGGCTCATCGCCGTCGCCTGCGGCGCACTGAGCGCGGTCGTCGCGGCCATGGCCGCACTCAACACGGCGTTGGCCGAGATCGCCCCGGACATCGAGGCCGACGCCGGACAGATCACCTGGCTGGTCGACGGCTACACGCTCACCCTGGCGGCACTACTGCTGCCCGCGGGCGCGCTCGGCGACCGGTTCGGTCGACGCGGGATGTTGATCGGCGGCATGGTCGTGTTCGGCGTCGCGTCCCTGCTGCCGGTGTTCCTCGACGACCCGAACCTGATCATCGCGTCCCGCTGCCTGGCCGGTGCCGGTGCCGCGCTGGTCATGCCCGCCACCCTCTCGCTGATCACCTCGGGTGTCCCCGAATCCAAGAGACCACTCGCGGTGAGCATCTGGGCCGGTGTCGCAGGCGCCGGAGCCATCGGCGGGTTCTTCGTCACCGGAATCCTGTTGGAGTTCTTCAGCTGGCATTCGATCTTCATCACCTTCGCCGCGGCGTCCGCGGTCATCGTGGTCATGGCCCTCACCGTCGACACCTCGCGCGACGAGAACCCACCACGCTTCGACATCCGCGGCTCCGTCACCTCGGCGGTGGCGATCGCCGCCTTCGTGTTCGGGCTCATCGAGGGCCCGGTCCGCGGTTGGGACGACCCACTCGTCCTGATCGCCCTCATCGGCGGGTTGGCACTCGTGGGCGCATTCATCCATCTGGAGCTGGCCCGCGACCACCCGCTGCTCGATGTCCGCCTGTTCCGTCGACGCGCCTTCGGTTCGGGCGCATTCGCGATCGCGCTGCAGTTCCTGGGATCCTTCGGCACGTTCTTCCTGATCCTGCAGCGTCTACAGCTGGTGCTCGGGTATTCACCACTGCAATCGGCCGTGGCGATGTTCCCGCTGGTGATCGTCGTGATGGTGATGTCCCTGCTGGGAAATTGGCTGGCGGTGCGGTTCAACTTCCGCGCCGTGCTGGCGCCGGGCATGTTCGTGTTCGGGATCGGGATCGTGCTGTTGGGCGCGTTGACCTACACCGAGTACTGGGTCATCGCGATCCTGTTGTCGGTCATGGCCTTCGGTCTGGGCGTCGCGACCGCCCCCGCGACCACAGCCATCATGGTGTCGACCCCGGTCGAGAACCAGGGCGTCGGCTCCGCCGTCAACGACACCGCCCGCGAACTCGGCGCCGCGATCGGCATGGCCCTGGCGGGCAGCATCGTCGCCGCGGGCTACACCGCGCGTATCGGCGCGACCGCCGACCGCGCGCGTGAACAGTTCCAGACCATGGGTGATCAGCTGATCTCCGGTGGACAACAGGCCCGCGGCGAGATGGTCGCCGCGCAGGGTGACGTCGTCGCCGAGAACATCGGACGGTCGCTGGCCGAGGCGAAGGCGGTCTCCGAACAGCTCGAGCAGAACGTCCCCGGCGACCTCGCCCGGACCGTTCTCGACGGCGCGCAACAGGCGTTCCTGCATCCCTCGAGCCAGGCCTACATCGTGCTGGGTGCGCTCGTGATCGCCGGTTCGGTGGTGTTGGCGTTCTGGGCCCCGAATCGACTGGACGAGAAGGCGACCGGGACGACGGTGGTGGCGGCACCATCGGACCGGGAGTCCGACCCGGTGGGTTGA
- a CDS encoding AMP-binding protein: MTETTSTDFNLGDIFETIADAVPDRIAIGYEGVDVSYHDLDERSNAFGHLLRDHGIGAGDHVALYLKNSLEHVYAMVALLKIGATAINVNYRYTATELAYILENSDAVAVLVELDEHQRTLSTVLPQTAVHTVLVIGDITPELAAAADDRVSVGVVDLTGHSTARDFPPRSGDQHYILYTGGTTGYPKGVVWRHDDFFHKPLSGGNPYGPEPLADHAAIANNASTFAPISFLLAAPLMHGAAIYSLFMFFINGGRLVLQRDFVPAAVLDSIEHHGVQIVLIVGDGMGAPLVEEMERREALGTLDVSGLLSVTNGGAIWSTAVRDRMRAVKPDLWMRDNFGASETGNDGELIMGADGLLRSTSNPALTVLDEALEPIEPGSEEIGFIARVGRVPVGYHKDPEKSARTFVTLPDGRRAAILGDMGRLDADGGVVFLGRGSGCINTGGEKVFAEEVEAAVQAHPAVHDVLVVGVPDPRFGQKVAAVVSVVEGADAPTLDEIQTTCRERIAGYKVPRTITVVEQIHRSPAGKADYKWASATAVEAVATV; this comes from the coding sequence ATGACCGAGACGACCTCCACCGACTTCAATCTCGGCGACATCTTCGAGACCATCGCCGATGCCGTGCCCGATCGGATCGCGATCGGCTACGAGGGCGTCGATGTCAGTTACCACGACCTCGACGAGCGGTCCAATGCTTTCGGGCATCTGTTGCGCGACCATGGGATCGGTGCCGGCGACCACGTCGCGCTGTACCTCAAGAACAGTCTCGAGCACGTCTACGCGATGGTCGCGCTGCTCAAGATCGGTGCGACCGCGATCAACGTCAACTATCGCTACACCGCAACCGAACTCGCCTACATCCTGGAGAACTCCGACGCGGTCGCGGTCCTCGTGGAGCTCGACGAGCACCAGCGCACGCTGTCGACCGTGCTGCCGCAGACCGCGGTGCACACCGTGCTGGTGATCGGCGACATCACGCCGGAACTCGCTGCCGCAGCCGACGATCGGGTCTCGGTCGGGGTCGTCGACCTCACCGGGCACAGCACCGCGCGCGACTTCCCGCCCCGATCCGGCGACCAGCACTACATCCTCTACACCGGGGGCACCACCGGCTATCCGAAGGGCGTGGTGTGGCGCCACGACGACTTCTTCCACAAGCCGCTGTCCGGGGGCAACCCCTACGGCCCCGAACCGCTCGCCGACCACGCCGCGATCGCGAACAACGCGAGTACATTCGCCCCGATCTCGTTCCTGCTGGCCGCGCCGCTGATGCACGGCGCCGCGATCTACTCGCTGTTCATGTTCTTCATCAATGGCGGCCGGTTGGTGCTGCAGCGCGACTTCGTCCCGGCGGCCGTGCTCGACTCGATCGAGCACCACGGGGTGCAGATCGTGCTCATCGTCGGTGACGGGATGGGTGCGCCGCTCGTGGAGGAGATGGAGCGCAGAGAAGCGCTGGGGACCCTCGACGTCAGCGGGTTGCTGTCGGTGACCAACGGCGGCGCCATCTGGTCGACGGCGGTGCGCGACCGGATGCGGGCGGTCAAACCCGATCTGTGGATGCGCGACAACTTCGGTGCGTCGGAGACCGGCAACGACGGCGAGCTGATCATGGGCGCGGACGGCCTGCTGCGGTCCACCTCGAACCCGGCACTGACCGTTCTCGACGAGGCCCTCGAGCCGATCGAACCGGGATCGGAGGAAATCGGCTTCATCGCCCGCGTCGGCCGCGTCCCCGTCGGCTATCACAAGGATCCCGAGAAGTCGGCCCGTACGTTCGTGACGTTGCCCGACGGGCGTCGCGCGGCGATCCTCGGCGACATGGGCCGACTCGACGCCGACGGCGGCGTCGTGTTCCTGGGCCGCGGTTCGGGGTGCATCAACACCGGCGGCGAGAAGGTGTTCGCCGAGGAGGTCGAGGCGGCTGTGCAGGCACATCCGGCCGTGCACGACGTCCTCGTCGTCGGCGTGCCGGACCCGCGATTCGGCCAGAAGGTCGCCGCTGTGGTCTCGGTGGTCGAGGGGGCCGACGCGCCGACCCTCGACGAGATCCAGACGACCTGCCGCGAACGGATCGCCGGCTACAAGGTGCCGCGCACGATCACCGTGGTGGAACAGATCCATCGATCCCCGGCAGGCAAGGCCGACTACAAGTGGGCCTCGGCGACCGCTGTCGAGGCCGTGGCGACCGTCTAG
- a CDS encoding lipid-transfer protein, which translates to MSTSLSGAAAIVGIGATDFSKNSGRSELRLAAEAVGAAIADAGLDPSEVDGLVSFTMDTNTEIAVARAAGIGDLTYFSRIHYGGGAACSTVQQAAMAVATGVADVVVAYRAFNERSGMRFGQVNAGLAAQDNSSGTDNAFSYPHGLSTPAAFVAMVAQRYMHEYGATSADFGAVAVVDRKHAAVNPNAFFYDKPITIDDHQNSRYIAEPLHLLDCCQESDGGVALVIVSAERAKDMPHVPAIIAGAASGSGNDQYIMTSYYRDDLGGLPEMGLVGRQLWEQSGLGPTDMDAAILYDHFTPYTLMQLEELGFCGRGEAKDFVRRPGVLEVGGELPLNTHGGQLGEAYIHGMNGIAEAVRQLRGDSVNQVDGAQRVVVTAGTGVPTSGLVLTR; encoded by the coding sequence ATGAGTACCTCGTTGTCCGGCGCCGCCGCGATCGTCGGGATCGGTGCCACCGATTTCTCGAAGAACTCCGGCCGCAGTGAGCTGCGCCTGGCCGCCGAGGCGGTCGGGGCGGCGATCGCCGACGCGGGACTCGACCCGTCCGAGGTCGACGGCCTGGTCTCGTTCACGATGGACACCAACACCGAGATCGCCGTCGCCCGTGCCGCGGGAATCGGTGACCTGACGTACTTCTCGCGCATCCACTACGGCGGTGGGGCGGCGTGCTCGACGGTGCAGCAGGCGGCGATGGCCGTCGCCACCGGTGTCGCCGACGTCGTGGTCGCCTACCGTGCCTTCAACGAGCGGTCCGGTATGCGCTTCGGTCAGGTCAACGCCGGTCTCGCCGCCCAGGACAACTCGTCGGGCACCGACAACGCGTTCAGCTATCCGCACGGGTTGTCCACGCCGGCTGCGTTCGTGGCCATGGTCGCCCAGCGGTACATGCACGAATACGGCGCGACAAGTGCCGATTTCGGTGCCGTGGCGGTGGTCGATCGCAAACACGCCGCGGTCAATCCCAACGCCTTCTTCTACGACAAGCCCATCACCATCGACGACCACCAGAACTCGCGCTACATCGCCGAGCCCCTGCACCTGCTCGACTGTTGTCAGGAATCCGATGGTGGTGTGGCGCTGGTGATCGTCTCCGCCGAGCGGGCGAAGGACATGCCGCACGTCCCGGCGATCATCGCGGGTGCGGCGTCGGGCAGCGGCAACGACCAATACATCATGACCAGCTACTACCGCGACGACCTGGGCGGCCTGCCGGAGATGGGTCTCGTCGGACGGCAGCTGTGGGAGCAGTCCGGACTCGGTCCCACCGACATGGACGCGGCCATCCTCTACGACCACTTCACGCCCTACACACTGATGCAGCTCGAGGAACTCGGGTTCTGCGGCCGTGGTGAGGCCAAGGATTTCGTCCGACGCCCCGGCGTCCTCGAGGTCGGTGGCGAGCTGCCGCTCAACACCCACGGTGGACAGCTCGGCGAGGCCTACATCCACGGGATGAACGGGATCGCCGAGGCCGTGCGGCAACTCCGGGGCGACTCGGTCAATCAGGTCGACGGTGCGCAACGCGTCGTCGTCACGGCCGGGACCGGAGTTCCCACGAGCGGATTGGTGCTGACCCGATGA
- a CDS encoding MaoC family dehydratase, which translates to MTAPVAPPRTPPRVAVDDTLPPLVIEATPTFIVSTALATRDFQDVHHDRDLAQSKGSEDIFVNILTDTGLVGRYVTDWAGQRAQIRSITLRLGVPWYAYDTLTFAGTVSAVDDGVATVDVVGTNALGKHVTSQVSVVLDHTETPDHTAQGNA; encoded by the coding sequence ATGACCGCCCCCGTGGCCCCGCCCCGCACGCCACCCCGCGTGGCCGTCGACGACACCCTGCCGCCCCTGGTGATCGAGGCAACGCCGACGTTCATCGTCTCGACCGCCCTGGCCACCCGCGACTTCCAGGACGTCCACCACGACCGAGACCTCGCGCAGAGCAAGGGATCCGAGGACATCTTCGTCAACATCCTCACCGACACCGGGTTGGTCGGGCGCTACGTCACGGACTGGGCCGGACAGCGGGCCCAGATCCGTTCGATCACGCTGCGCCTCGGCGTCCCCTGGTACGCCTACGACACGCTCACGTTCGCCGGGACGGTCAGCGCCGTCGACGACGGGGTCGCGACGGTCGACGTGGTCGGCACGAACGCACTGGGCAAGCACGTCACCTCGCAGGTGAGCGTCGTCCTGGACCACACCGAGACACCGGACCACACCGCTCAGGGCAACGCATGA
- a CDS encoding bifunctional MaoC family dehydratase N-terminal/OB-fold nucleic acid binding domain-containing protein gives MSVDQTVASTADRIRTSTDAVRAGGASAPVPGRDPINGPMIANWTEAIGDGNPIYRDDDAARAAGWDGVVAPPAMAQVWTMRGLHGARSDDDPLGAVSQIFDDAGYTSVVATNCDSTYHRYTRPGEHVAISSELLDVVGPKTTGLGEGWFFTTRNVWTVGDEVVAEMNFRILKFRPPTASNESAAAPGVTSSLAAPTDDLDAGAMMRPTASRDTAFFWAGVADHELRIQRRPDGTLVHPPVPALWKHHSETTDYQVAAGTGTVYSFVVHHAPRVPGRTLPFVIALVELDEGARMLGQLRGVDPAEVSIGMPVVVEFLDFPAESNAADPDATVPGPGDPWTLYAWQPAGSKGATT, from the coding sequence ATGAGCGTGGATCAGACCGTGGCGAGCACGGCCGACCGGATCCGCACTTCGACCGACGCGGTGCGTGCCGGTGGCGCCAGCGCTCCGGTGCCCGGACGTGATCCGATCAACGGCCCTATGATCGCCAACTGGACGGAGGCGATCGGCGACGGGAACCCGATCTACCGCGACGACGACGCGGCGCGGGCCGCCGGCTGGGACGGCGTCGTCGCCCCGCCCGCGATGGCGCAGGTGTGGACCATGCGCGGCCTACACGGGGCGCGGTCCGACGACGACCCGCTGGGCGCGGTCTCGCAGATCTTCGACGACGCCGGGTACACCTCGGTCGTCGCCACCAACTGCGACTCGACCTATCACCGCTACACCCGCCCGGGGGAGCACGTCGCCATCTCGTCGGAACTGCTCGACGTGGTCGGCCCGAAGACCACCGGGCTCGGCGAGGGATGGTTCTTCACCACCCGCAACGTCTGGACCGTCGGCGACGAGGTCGTCGCCGAGATGAACTTCCGCATCCTCAAGTTCCGGCCACCCACCGCATCGAACGAGTCGGCGGCAGCCCCCGGCGTCACATCGTCGCTGGCCGCCCCCACGGACGACCTCGACGCCGGCGCGATGATGCGGCCCACTGCATCTCGCGACACCGCGTTCTTCTGGGCCGGGGTGGCCGATCACGAACTACGCATCCAACGCCGCCCCGACGGAACCCTGGTCCACCCGCCGGTTCCCGCGCTGTGGAAGCACCATTCCGAGACCACCGACTACCAGGTCGCCGCCGGGACGGGCACCGTCTACAGCTTCGTGGTGCACCACGCCCCGCGCGTGCCCGGCCGGACCCTGCCGTTCGTCATCGCCCTGGTCGAACTCGACGAGGGCGCCCGCATGCTCGGCCAACTCCGTGGGGTCGACCCCGCCGAGGTGTCCATCGGGATGCCGGTCGTCGTCGAGTTCCTCGATTTCCCAGCAGAATCCAACGCAGCCGATCCCGACGCCACCGTCCCCGGACCCGGTGATCCGTGGACCCTGTACGCCTGGCAACCCGCCGGATCGAAAGGCGCGACGACATGA
- a CDS encoding acyl-CoA dehydrogenase family protein has product MFIDLTPEQKSLKAELREYFSTLISPEDQAAMLTERHGPTYRKVIRQMGSDGWLGVGWPAEYGGKGFGDIEQQIFVNEAARADVPLPAVTLQTVGPTLQVHGTDEQKQKFLPAILAGEVHFAIGYSEPEAGTDLASLKTSAVRHGDEYIVNGQKLWTTGGHDADYVWLACRTDKDAPKHKGISMLIVDTSDPGYSWTPIITADRAHHVNATYYNDVRVPVGMLVGEENLGWRLLTTQLNHERVMLGPAGRMDGLLARITAWAQKPAADGTVPAKNPDVRRALAEIAAYTRINELLNWQVSSSGNESISMADAAATKVFATERVQRISRLIDEIIGRFGDLADPETAELIRWFDAQAKRNVVITFGGGVNEVMRDMIATSGLGLPRAPR; this is encoded by the coding sequence ATGTTCATCGACCTCACCCCCGAACAGAAGTCCCTCAAAGCCGAGCTGCGCGAATACTTCTCGACGCTGATCTCGCCCGAGGACCAGGCGGCGATGCTGACCGAGCGACACGGTCCGACGTACCGCAAGGTGATCCGCCAGATGGGCAGCGACGGCTGGCTCGGCGTCGGATGGCCGGCGGAGTACGGCGGCAAGGGATTCGGCGACATCGAGCAGCAGATCTTCGTCAACGAGGCGGCGCGCGCCGACGTCCCGCTGCCCGCGGTGACCCTGCAGACCGTCGGCCCCACCCTGCAGGTGCACGGCACCGACGAGCAGAAGCAGAAGTTCCTCCCGGCGATCCTGGCGGGCGAGGTGCACTTCGCGATCGGCTACAGCGAGCCCGAGGCGGGCACCGACCTCGCGTCGCTGAAGACCTCCGCGGTCCGGCACGGTGACGAGTACATCGTCAACGGGCAGAAGCTGTGGACCACAGGCGGTCACGACGCCGACTACGTGTGGCTCGCGTGCCGGACCGACAAGGACGCCCCGAAGCACAAGGGCATCTCGATGCTCATCGTCGACACCAGCGATCCCGGCTACAGCTGGACCCCGATCATCACCGCCGACCGCGCCCACCATGTCAACGCGACCTACTACAACGACGTCCGCGTCCCGGTCGGCATGCTGGTCGGCGAGGAGAACCTCGGCTGGCGGTTGCTGACCACCCAGCTGAACCACGAGCGCGTCATGCTCGGTCCCGCGGGACGGATGGACGGACTGCTGGCCCGCATCACCGCGTGGGCGCAGAAACCGGCGGCCGACGGCACGGTGCCCGCGAAGAATCCGGACGTGCGCAGGGCGCTCGCCGAGATCGCGGCCTACACCCGCATCAACGAACTGCTGAACTGGCAGGTGTCCTCGTCGGGCAACGAGTCCATCTCCATGGCCGACGCCGCGGCCACCAAGGTGTTCGCCACCGAACGGGTGCAGCGCATCTCCCGACTCATCGACGAGATCATCGGCCGCTTCGGCGATCTCGCCGATCCGGAGACCGCCGAGCTCATCCGCTGGTTCGACGCGCAGGCCAAACGCAACGTGGTGATCACCTTCGGTGGCGGCGTCAACGAGGTCATGCGGGACATGATCGCGACCTCGGGCCTCGGTCTCCCGCGCGCGCCGCGATGA
- a CDS encoding acyl-CoA dehydrogenase family protein, which produces MDFTLDGTAQAVSDVATDLVGRHTPVWDEQFDAPGGLEVPLWSAMVESGVVALPLPEDRGGDTVGILGLLPLLTKLGESAGVTPAIGTLVAGLAIRESSSALDRLAETIVAGGHVAIAIGEPGAALTTAPHTSLSGRRLTGTKTAVLHADGAAALLVTTDSGIVLVDAAADGVSITRTPASSRWGEYTVRLENVAVDDAALVSRDGRALRDLYRLGLAAYADGILAGALRITADHVSNRNQFGKPIGTFQAVTQQIADIYVVGRSMNLAVTSAAWRLAEGLDADRDLSIATYWLAAEMPSTLRTMTHLHGGVGVDITYPLHRYYSIIKDLARIVGGATARLDELAESSMFADELADSTGQEY; this is translated from the coding sequence GTGGATTTCACCCTGGACGGCACGGCCCAGGCGGTCAGCGACGTGGCCACTGACCTGGTCGGACGTCACACCCCGGTGTGGGACGAACAGTTCGACGCACCCGGCGGCCTCGAGGTTCCCCTGTGGTCGGCGATGGTCGAGTCCGGGGTGGTCGCGCTCCCGCTGCCGGAGGACCGTGGCGGCGACACCGTCGGCATCCTGGGACTGCTGCCGTTGCTGACCAAACTCGGCGAGTCGGCGGGCGTCACCCCCGCCATCGGCACCCTGGTCGCCGGACTGGCGATCCGGGAATCGTCGTCTGCGCTCGATCGTCTCGCCGAGACCATCGTCGCCGGAGGCCATGTCGCCATCGCGATCGGTGAACCCGGCGCCGCGCTGACCACCGCACCGCACACCTCGCTGTCCGGCCGTCGGCTCACCGGAACGAAGACCGCGGTCCTGCACGCCGACGGGGCGGCAGCGCTGTTGGTCACCACCGACTCCGGCATCGTGCTCGTCGACGCGGCCGCCGACGGGGTGTCGATCACTCGTACCCCGGCGTCGTCGCGATGGGGTGAGTACACCGTCCGGCTGGAGAACGTCGCCGTCGACGACGCGGCGCTGGTGTCTCGGGACGGTCGGGCGTTGCGGGACCTCTACCGACTCGGGTTGGCCGCGTACGCCGACGGGATCCTCGCCGGTGCGCTGCGCATCACCGCCGACCACGTCAGCAACCGCAATCAGTTCGGCAAGCCCATCGGCACCTTCCAGGCCGTCACCCAGCAGATCGCCGACATCTATGTGGTGGGGCGGTCGATGAACCTGGCGGTGACGTCGGCGGCGTGGCGCCTGGCCGAGGGGCTCGACGCCGACCGCGACCTGTCGATCGCCACCTACTGGCTCGCCGCCGAGATGCCGTCGACCCTGCGCACCATGACGCACCTGCACGGCGGTGTCGGTGTGGACATCACCTATCCGTTGCACCGCTACTACTCGATCATCAAGGACCTCGCCCGCATCGTCGGTGGGGCCACCGCCCGTCTCGACGAGCTTGCGGAGTCGTCCATGTTCGCCGACGAGTTGGCGGACTCGACCGGCCAGGAGTACTAG